agtggaggtgtaagagtcactaggtgttcacaggaaacatttatttctgtatacgtatgtatttatttatttatttatgtatgttcattgttagttggttttatattttctgttgtgtttctatttaggttctttttgtctctttctctaaaattgtatataacaactaatcattagattattaatatataaacaaaaataaattttaaaaatattacaatttgtcatttgactcttttacgacaaaaaaacgcttgacagctgcaactgcttaatgctaactttaacattgaaaatgccatagacatgctaatgtgttagcatcagtcccgtttttgttataaaatacgTCTATCAAatatttcagaagaccataacaggtcggtttaacataaaaaggtaaataatactcacagccatatgctctttagggttttagtgggggaaaattaagataagcgaaagaaaaaaatgaatcaacgaagcaacgattgaagcactgcttcgatctgtgaatcactgcttcgattggttcaaggctcaaagcaaagccgtgctgcagaaaagttgattacagacccgctgcatggtctgtaatcaatgtagagaaattataattttcctgacaaacacccccaaaaacaacggccactctgaaggaccgataagggaattgttaagtaaaaaggttattgatgttggtggattgaatcatttcttagcgatacccgaaaggaaccggttctcgatacccatccctaagtaTGACATTGCTTCTTTGTGTGAATCGCAAGCTAtttgtttgtggatttgtgcagttttacgctgagaatgtctcaatattgtggaactgagcaaagtgatgaatgtgtgtaatcggtgatccacaaatgctgaatcacacttcacaaacagaattttcagttttgcaaatgccttttttttttttaccaaaggggctgattacttatgcaacccatcatcttggcttttatatttttaataaatttatatcaggttgtagagatttactttcagtttgagtttaaggaagataattttaaaatgttttatactgagaagcctggtttactttttgtatttgaaatgccataaacaaattaaaatgtgtgtgtatgtatgtatatatatatatatatatatatatatatatatatatatatatatatatatatatatatatatatatatagtagcttTATTTTCACACCAAGTAAAAACGTGGCCTGtatggagaaaaacaaaacaaatgaacctttcttcttcttttgtggcgtataacggcagccggcatccttactgttacattactgccacctgcaccatcagtccgttatagcagtacaAAATCTTctagatgagtccagtgtctttcaagtattttaaaAAGCTAACACTTACCCCTCTCACTTGACTTGATGgataaaatacttcctacagaaacttctttcaagccttacaattgatttctttcagtttttgctgttagataaaccattcaaaaatgacaaagtatatttttgcctgcatgctgaaatcGGCTTGCAtcaagtttatttttttattttggtgaatttcatagactgcggtacagctggtgcacaggataTGTGCTTTTTAATGTTACTATGCTGTATGTGCCTGTGGGCTTTCCTGGTGACTGACATAAGTAGCTGGGTTGCAAACTCACATGGTGTGATTTCAGAATTTATTATGGGGCAataatttgtaagcatacatttcacatgtaaatattaataaagtcactgttttataccacagatgttgttttgataggttttaatctctttaaatgatgtacacatacttgcatgaaatttcaatatatttcagagctcattgcaaGTTAAGGAAAAACACTTAAAGAATAGTTTTGGCAGGTTCAGTGATATCTGTTCAATGCTATGGCATTTATAGTAAGTAAGTATGCTATAGCATgaggcaggtatcactgaaagaaggtctGCATAGACAGATTCTTTTATTACGGTCAGGCTTCCATATACCCcaatatacaaaaaatataaaatggaaattcatgaaattaggtcTCTCTCGTGGCCCCAAATTGCCTCTAAAATGCTCACAACCTGTGGGCCCCCACAAGGGGCGCTGCCCCTGGACACTGCTGTGGGCCTACGATGACCCCTGGGCTCCCATTGACTTTCAGAGTTTTTCTTCTTTGCACATTCTCATTCCTGTTTtcactctgttctgtttttgtttgttgttgttgttttttttttttaggaacaggggtgacagccaatcagagtagagccacaccatgacgtcagtggcagctctagctagctgcaaactcactttcgtttgtgtgtaaatataccctctttgtcatatattatgtaaaaactagcaagaaataaacacttttaaaactgaaaacgctgtttttggaatctcataacacctctgaagtgatttacaagacatttcacagacattagcatggtgacgtcacaggctggtctagctagctgcaaactgtttCGTTTCTTTGCAAATTATAAAGACGACAATGTTCATACGGCTGAAGACATTTTAgcattgtattatttttttaatatgttgcACTAATAAAGATGTAATAAagatggcatatatatatatatatatatatatatatatatatatatatatatatatatatatatatatatatatatatttcacacaAGATGACAAGATGTACTAAATGACAACAGATCTATATGAATATATATGTTGTGGTCAGACGTTTAAATACACTAATCACAGGCATGAATGTCCTGGCTCTCACTGATTTCTTTGCTCCGTTCTTTTGCTGGTTGATttgtttctgttcaaatgtggcaGCATAGCCATTTTAGGGACATTAGAACCTCATTCATGAAAGGTAGGAATTTTGATGTCATTAAAATGGTGCCATCTCAGTTTTATTCTTCAAAACCTGTTGAATCTTTGAGCCTATTCATGAACATTTCAAATACATCATGATCTTAATGTTAAAAAAGTTTAATTGTTACCATCACAAAAGATTCACTTGAAATAAATGGCTATCATCCTGTAGCACAgagaaatgtcagaaatgcaaaaTTCATTAGTGGTTCTTTCCAAAATtcagcaataaaatacaaaaaagactTTTACATCTTTAATTACAGTGATGAATGCCATGTGGGAATAATATTCATACTTAAACAGTTTGCACTGAAATATAAAAAAGAACATTTCAAGCATAAAGGTTGTCATATACCATACAGTATGAGGACAgcccacaacaaaacaaaacaaacaaaaaaaaaactgaaatcttCAATGCTGAAATATTTACAAGGCACAGTGAGTTTGAACTTTATTTGAAAGGTTTAGTAAATGACATAAATGTTGAATGTAATCACACATTAATTTTACAGTTTAgaacaccatcatcatcatcatcatcaggccCTCCACACATACGACGTGAAATACTGAGCTTTTCTGTAAAACTGAAATTTATGTTTAAGGTGGTGACACACGCCTGGAAGAACATACATGAGCAACTGTTATGATTGTTATGTGTTTGTAGAACCAACAGGCTCATGATCCCGTTCTGAAAAGTTTCATTTCCTGAGCTGTTTTGAAATAATgacattttgctcccatttcataCAATATTTCGAAAGATGGCCTACAGTTGAACAGGGTGGTGGACCCGAGGCTGGGAAACAATGCAGTATTTACACTATGCACAATGTATGCTTCAgtaaactaatacaacaattgtaTTTACAAACCTGATGGAATACAAATATCTAAAGTGGACTAAAAACCCAATTAGATATGATGTTAAAATAATGggtgaataaataaattgttttcagAGATGTAAGTCAGACAGTTTTACAAATGTCCTGAAATTGTGGCTGATATTGATCTTTTTAAGATGTCTGTTATCCATCTGAAACACATACAAACAGTGAGAACATGGAAGCCCCACACAGACAGGTCCAGATCAAAAGTTAACCTGACTTTCTTACTGTGAGATAACAGTGCTAACATCTAAGCCATTGTGCTGCCCTTTAGGATGTCATAAAAATGTTGATTGATATAGgctatacacagtggtgggcacacctaaccgaaaagttagcttcgctaaccgctaattcgctaactgaaaagttaacttttataacgctaaaccaataaaccgctaAAAATTTTGCGGAAATTATGACTAACCTCTAACTTTTTTTAATTGActcagtacactgtcagctactgataagccagtttcgagtttaagcaccacagCGGCTTCTGTGTAAAATCAAAGGCAAGCACAAACCCAAAATGAACAACAAGCCTGAGCttttgtctttgtgcaccctgaccGCTGCTCTAAGGAAGTGTCACTTCCTTTTCACATACAACAACACAGATGTGTGGCAGGACACATCaaaagcaaggcacttttcactcatggtttcatttataaacaaaactaattctggacagtttatcgacattaacggcaactctgtcatttttacaaagtgaaaatattgcatctatcttttaaagtaatgcgctaattatgAAGGTTTGAATGTTAACCAGCACacgcgccaaaaggcattatgggaaatctcCTGTCTGTCATAGAACAATGCTGTCacacaaaccaacacacaagttacagtaacttgtgtgttggttttacaaataaatatgtatttgtaaatatgtaattttctttcatttgttaaaacatttgcaaaactgaaaattctgtatgTGAAGTGTGATTCGGCACAATGAATAGTGACTAACGATCACATGTTggacgctattcacactcccattgattagatggcaatgttctatgcattttgatggagGGGGGAGGAGGAGGGATCTGGATTCATTCttgttctcttttctttttttttctttttttttttgaggaccaCAGTGGTAACAAGTTTATGCTTTATTTTGTTGTCCTCAAAATTTTTACCCCTGGCAACAAGGTTGGGCggtggttatgttttcacccatttgtttgtttgcttgtttgtttgtctgtttgggaACAGCCTGTaatcacaatttttcatatatcattatgaaatttttacagaggattcatatcctgataggtaagaactgattcagttttaaaggtcaaagtcaggaaaattcaTGACTGTCACAAAGataaaatttatttcatatttgagagtgttatgtaggatggtatcctttatggaATAACAAAGTTTGGTCAGGATCTGAGCAGgatgacagattttgtggacatttgaatttaatattgaaaaacccatttcagtatacattttgtattatatctcaatcaaaagtgcctcaatcactctcacttgtgacaatgaggtgcaaactggcacctctcagtgaatagactaagtttgatccacatctgatctatattgcggatttagtggatatttgattttaacattgaaaagcccctttgagctatattttgtattatattttagcttccaacaggactttgactttttccaaggtaaaaatttgtgaaattgttaactagtgttggcggaggtttgcaataGGGCTGGGTTATGCTGTTTCCGAAGGTGTGTAAGAGGAAAAATTAAAtcatcatttctttacattgattgtggtgctggttctgatttagaagcagcacatccacaatttattcattaaTCTCTGTCaaaaccatttaaagatgtcagtcatgactACCAGGActgttgttgcaggcaagaaaagagaattatctgccatttagaattcacacagtagttttttgtttgtttgtttaagttcctcaaaaacaaacacaatttgtttgtttttgagcaactaaaaaacaaacattttttttttttgttcctcacaACGTGCCATTTCCATGGGACAGTGCATGAAGGCTCTCTGGTGTGGACTCCGACTGTAGGAGAACTTTTCTTCATAGCTCTGTTCATAGCTCTGTTGTCTGTTCTCCTGGAACTCTCTGCAGGGCTGTGGGAAACATTTGCCTGCAGCATGCCGCGCAGCAAGTGTGCGAGTTTTGTAGGGGAGACTGGAAACATCTGAAAATTTTTAAGTTTATAActttctgaaacactattgcctgcattttgagggccaaattttgtgaagtagtattaatatgttgcataactagacaaccaggtaacagctcaaaaaacagTTTAACACCAACCCAAATCGATATTGGACCAAATCTAAATaattgattctgaatcttaagaactgGAATtaaatcgattcttgaaatttgaattgatacccagccctagtttgcactctatgagcgtgGTTTTGTAGTTATATACTGGAGTGCTTATTTTACATACTACACGTATCTTATTGCCAAATTAATCAAATTAAAGGACGCACGCCTCCAAAACGCTGCTGGACATTGTGGCGCGGCGTGGCATGGAGAAGTGACTGCATGTGGAAGAGCACTTTGAGAGGATCCCTGAGCCCGGCCAGTGGAGGATCGTATAGTGGTCAtttccggtgtcgccgaccaaatggtaccccctaaaaattggtccgccttgccTTCACTTCGCATGCAGCATTTTGGAGCGTCAActgcatcatttctgagcgtcagcatcAATtccccgattatcacctcgtttctgcttaaaactgcactccagtcatcatctgtctcagtgacagatatctgaagcttctgtacaacaatcatttccacataaattcagcattatttcataataaaacacaggggactgatcagagcgcagcagcagcaccacGTCTGACTCAGGCGTACTGCTgtacctacgtcatttcagagcgtcagtagcgactcaccgattattgctgtctttagaatgatttaacaggttctatcttgtcatctgatggttaataatcacattattccctttgatcgcattaggtgtagagagtcagacgcaCTGCTGTGGTCTCAAATGACCCATGCATAGTGAATGCAGGGTGGGCCAACTTTTAGGGGagaccgtttggtcggcgacaccggcaggAGAGGAGACTGGATCTAGTGGGGTCGATAATAAAGATGAGACACTGCAGGCTGTCACTCTGCTGGACATCGTTCTACAAGTGCACTGCCACCAGATGACactcttttttcccttttttcttcTCGTCCGTGGAGCCACatgagttttttattattattatttattttattattatttacagggcttTGCCTTCCATGGCTACAGTCTggggtatttccacagcctctgTTTACATAATAGCAGCCCACAGCCGTTCTGAGCACTTTCTTCACAAAGGTGTCATCATTTAAGTGTGATTCTAAGTGAAAATTGTCGCTAATTTGCATATTTTGTCACAAATCTGTGTCTCCTACTACTCTCCAACAGCTGCAGTGAGATATCACCCTTAGCAAGCTAGGCTATACAGGGCACACTGTTTAGCTTAACTGGAGCTAGCAAACAATTTTCATCATTATTTTTCTTTACATGTTAGCCTGCTCATCACACATGGATGAAGTTAATATCTAAAGGTACATAACACAATATTTACCTCACAGgagagaccacagcacattttattttacttttctttAGTCACCTGCCGTTGGTAAGTTTCTGTCCACCATTCAAAGACGTTCAGAGGAAGATGGGAAGTCAACTCAGCGGAAAGTTATTgcaagcagaaaatatttacatttgTAATAAATAACAAAAGCATAATATTATTAACCTGTTACCAATATTTCAAATAAACATTTCTGTTctggaacatttaaaaaaattaagtctGATTTTGGTTTTGTTCTTAGCAAAATATCAACTGCTTCCAGTTTGCTGTCATTACTTGATCACAAGTGAGTacttataaatggtaaatggactgcatttatatagcgcttttccacctgcatcagacgctcaaagcgctttacaattatgcctcacattcaccccgatgtcagggtgctgccatacaagacgctcactacacaccgggagaaataggggattaaaggccttgcccaaggcaattgaagaattacacaggagtcaaaagatgcttgaaacctatgccacattactttgcctgatcataaaaattccaaaaaggtatggtttgaacagtctgtaactgaattctatgaagttatgggataaaaacagcaaaaaatggtgacaaagtgtCGGTTTGGACAGGGGTCtgggtttggaccatgtatcatccttacttatcacgttacagggtaacatatgtcacatgtcatagaatccaatggacgtcagccttgtttgacctttactttgcagaccaagcatccaacactgtcaaaactattccattcattaatcctattagctcaaccaataatttgcatcactttttaccaaaattggagcaactttaacttttgacctctgcacaaaatgaaactgacctttgtcaccattcttgctgtttttatcccataactctatagaattcagtcacagatagtccaaactatacctttttggaatctttatgatcagacaaacaatgtggaatatttcaatatgattggagcatcttttaatgttgacctctgtgtaattattcaattgacccctacctgaccaccgattgaaacgtcaagtggccaatcagttttttcaaaagaggagtgtctaaggagtatttctgccgaatttgatgcttttatcaccatttgcatgattggttcagttatctgctgcactactgtgTTGGGAATTTGTATGTATCAGATTGAAATTATGTGTCATTTATGTATGCACTTAAGTATCTAAGTATTTTGCATTGCATTTGGCCTGTTTGGTTCACAGGGGGTGACACGACTGTATCACCTTGCTCATCCTTTTCTATCAGTACAACACTGGAAGTCAAAAGGCCAGCAGAGGGCAGTATTGTATATTTTGTTTGTTCAGCGGTGCACCCAATCTTTTACCATTCTTTCATATCTGATATTTAAAAATTCAAGGGTTTTGGTCCATTtgtatttaggggtgtttattaggaGAAGTGGAATACAGAATTCTCAGTTTCTGATCATTAGtgcataattacctgcaacaacaaactgatgtgttttcagaagcttagaatgagcccttaatCTTTAAAAAGGAGTGGGCCCattcatggaggccgccatgttgcaccgccatgttgatacagtacccCAAAAAGGCCATGCTTACcctgccttttgcattttgcaggcaGCTGGAAGACTAAACAAAAAATGGCGAGGAATAAGTGGCTACTTCCCaacacactgtctactggttactagtgcaggctaacaagtttgaaaaTCCTCATTTCTGAAATGGAGGCTAATACGTATTGCTTTTAACAAGAGAAGGCGAAGAAACAAACATGAAAGgtgggaaaacaaaaacaaaaacatgaccatCAATGACATAAAGCAGTCTGCAACctgaccactagatgacactaatgcCTCTTATGTAGATTTACAATCTAATTCTAGAAGTACAATAAAAAGTGTATGGTAGCTTTaatccattcgccctattgacgaaTCCAAAATCCCTTACGTGCCAGAGAGGCgctgcaatcaaaacaacatggagaaaccacatgacaattgcaaatgaacattatactaccaaaatatacattttttatgcctttcataggACTTAAAAGAGACTGTAGGCATGAGACcaatgaaaacttgctaaaacaaatattccaaagatTCCGTGTGTGCTACCTTCAACCCATGCAGAACCAAATTTCAAACATctcatatatattactctgggacATACAGGAGAAACAGTGTTGTAAAAGATAATAAGCAggccgttaaagagcaaactttactTTCTACCACAATGACAAGAATGAGATCGCAGCTCACGGCAATTCCTATTGTAAATAACAGTGACATCAGTGTTATCAGAGCGTCTTGTAGCAGTTCCCCATGTTGTTCACATCTTGCAGCGCAgccacctctctgagattttgcaTGAGAATTGAAACCTCAATATGACATATGACAGGAAGAAACATTTACAGTGTCCTTCAAAAATGCTAAATTAACagccggtgaaggttttctgTCATCTAGGGAAGTCCGATCTAGACgtaaagtatttttttaaatagaaGTGGCCACTTAGATGAGCAGTGATACATCTTGAGGACAACACAAAGTCCAGGCACCTTTAGCTacaaaatttgcattttttttttttttagcaataaaACAGGCTCTAGTTGATATGAAGTGCCTGGACTTCAGATGAATGAGTTGCATTTCCTCCAAAAGATGCAGAATGGCCCGTATTCTTCAAGGTCAAACCTGAAGAAGGCATCAATCCAACATGATGTTACAATGTTCTACTGGTTTGCTTTAGGAAATTGTGGTTGAGGTTGTTGGAGTATCTGGATGTGCTTTTCTTTCATCAATCCAAACAAATAAATTATCATTTTTAATCTACAGGTTACTCAAATGTTTAAGAGTTGAAGTTAAATTCACATTATCAGTCTTTTGTTTTCTATTTCAAGTAGGAACATACGGTGATACACGGAGCTGCAGCTCAAAATGTAAAATCCACTAAAACAAACGTTTGGGGTCTTCAAGTGGGGTCTGACGGAGAAATATTTTCCTGTCCTTACAAGAAACTGAGTTGTGTCTGATGCAGAGGTAAACCTGTGATGGAGAACAAAACATGTTTATGACAAACGTTCTGTTACAAATCCATCAGAGTCATCATTAGCGTCTCACCTGTTCAGGTATCAGTCAAGTGATCTGCTGTGTGTCCTAGCCTGACACCCAGCTATGTGTGGCAGTCTTCACCCGCTGTGAAAATGCCACAGGCCCAACTGTAGCCTCAAAGTTAAAGTCCAGCCCTCCTCCGTCCATCAGAGTCTCGTGAAGGACTGAATCCATGTCGCATTCAAACCTCTCAACGGACATGTTGTCCAGGTCGCTAGGCAGCCGCTCCTGCTGGTGACCGTACTGATGAAGTGAATGCAGATCTCTGTGGCTGTTGCTATTTCCATAGTTTGCCATATCATTATTACACAGTGTTGAGTGACCAAGAGATGGGTGCATGTAGGTCCTCGGTTTGGTCATTTGAGGATGAGCTCCCGAAAGACTACTCAGACTAGTAAGAGGGATCAAGTGGCAGCTGTTCAAGTCTTGTGAGATTGAAGGACCTTGAGAATATGCTGCATGTGGGTTTACTTGTGGAAGATGGTCAATTTTCTGAAGATTCATCATTTTTATACCATTATGCTCCCCTACATGGCTGTAGCTGCTATAACTAGGAATAAGACAATGGCCCCTCCCAATCTCAGACAAGACTGTATCTTCAAAAGGTACCATGTCCCTCCTGGGTTCTGATAGTTCATTCACCAGCTCCTTGATAAGGCCATCAGAGTAGTTATGATGGTTGTCATAAGCCCCAAAGCCTGGTTTGGTGCTTGGAAGTGTCTGCAAAGTGACAGCGGACAGAGAGTCCATCCTCACCGGGCTGTACATGGAGCTATGATAGTCCAAAGGTGGCTGAGGAGGTGAAGCGTGAACCATGGGAGTGTTTGTGGTCTGTGAGGAATCGGAAGCCATCTGTGGATTTTTAGGAGATTGCAGATTCAGGTTATTCACCAAACTCTCCATAACGGCATCTGAGCTATGTTGGCTCATGGATCCAGTCACCTCAGACAGGCTGGGCAAGGTCACAGTTATCTTGGTCCCTGCCCCTCCAGGATACAACATGTGGACCTCAGATTCCCCCAGGTCATCCTGTTCCGACTGGAAAGGAGAATGGTGACCACTGAGGGTACTGGCATCAGAGCTGGTGcgtgtcctgaaggagctccaggCTTCAAAGTCATTATTACTATGTGAGTTTGGGCTTCCCAGCCAGTTAGAATACTGGGAGCTAGGGCTGTCTGCTCCACCCCCTATGCCTTCATGTAGCGCCATCTGAAAAAATGCATACAAACATGGCATTTAGATTTCCTATATTAAAAATATTGAAAACTAGCTCAGTCAGACACTTGCATGAAAGCCTGACCGATATGAATTTCAATGGGGGCCGATACAAATATTGGGGAGTAAAACATTTATGATACTGATATATCTGCTGATGTAGACATAAAAAaggcaaacatttaaaaaaaaaattgttatcaaACCCTAATGACAAATAAATGCAATTGTCGAGATGTGTTACAGTCTAAACAAGAACTGCATTCTAAATAACTTTAAATATACCCAACATATATCACACTGCCTTTACTCAGATTAGCAGTTGCAgtgttgcatcactcagcatttacAAAAATAGACCCTGCCTAGCTGGCTGCATaatgaccacttgtctcttgttgctgtaaaatgcccactctgactCAAAATGAAtagcagctggtcgctttgcctctgtctcttgtagctaatgtggccAAGGAGTGATGAGAGTACAAACCATGCTTGACAACACTATAAATGGTAcactattggacaaattacacaaTGACACAATTTCcaccagccaaagtgttttttgcATTGattattctgtaaaataaatgttttcgTAAAACTGCAGCACATGTAACTCGTAGTGTGTGTAAACACACATTACATAGAGCCCTGTGAACTCCCAATGAATATGATTGGATGTCTTTAGTCAGCTGACCTTCCAGCGATAAATTTGAATGAATCTGTTGATGTGTGATATGAGTGAGCAGGTCAGTGAGGTGATTAATGCAGATAGCTGTAAAAACAAATATGCATCTGATGCATATCAGTAAACAAGATCCAATTTCAGTGCTCTGCTTCAGCTGGTGCAACACTGATTTATGCAGAATTGTGTTTGCAGAACGTTTTCTCAAAATGAAAGTGGATAAATGTGCACTGGACCTTTTTTTTCATGgctcttcctctgcttttggcaaacttgttgttgttgtccatggaGGTGGCTCTGCGTCGATGCGACTTCCCATTCTTTCCTCCCTCTGGATTCAGCATCCACCAGGAGCTTTTTCCCGTGCCCTCATTCTGTATGCGCACAAAACGGCTGTGCAGCGACAGGTTGTGTCTGATGGAGTTCTGTAGGGACAAACAGTCCATCAATGTCTGATTGTTTACAGCATGTAGGGTTACAGTACAGCCAGAAGGTGTTCCTCATCACAAAAATCGATATTCCCAACATTATTAAAGATGatgcttagtagagaagcttgaatcttcgactggactgggttgcttgaagcaaggacgtttcgcttcaaattgcagaagctccctcagctaaaattcttgctttggtagtctgacttctgtcttgactcttgtagagaagaacaaacagaagccacaaaagctagagttttaaacctaaccagcccCTCCTACGGAGCGCCAGACTGCTATagtctagtgactaaacaatagctttaattagcacctattgtgctctagttagcaccctcctaatgacagggtagctgtccctcctaacaatgggactgccGTCTCTCCTGAcaagtctcc
This genomic window from Thalassophryne amazonica chromosome 9, fThaAma1.1, whole genome shotgun sequence contains:
- the LOC117517547 gene encoding forkhead box protein O1-A-like — its product is MAETLSQTQVVQTDPDFEPLSRPRSCTWPLPRPELTDPSSSISSSPAASLQQEPGTPAEFTAILLEEDRAEQQVCKSIECRDSTPQYHHHHHPQRQVAGVSGQRKSSSSRRNAWGNLSYADLITTAINSSGDKRLTLSQIYDWMVKSVPYFKDKGDSNSSAGWKNSIRHNLSLHSRFVRIQNEGTGKSSWWMLNPEGGKNGKSHRRRATSMDNNNKFAKSRGRAMKKKMALHEGIGGGADSPSSQYSNWLGSPNSHSNNDFEAWSSFRTRTSSDASTLSGHHSPFQSEQDDLGESEVHMLYPGGAGTKITVTLPSLSEVTGSMSQHSSDAVMESLVNNLNLQSPKNPQMASDSSQTTNTPMVHASPPQPPLDYHSSMYSPVRMDSLSAVTLQTLPSTKPGFGAYDNHHNYSDGLIKELVNELSEPRRDMVPFEDTVLSEIGRGHCLIPSYSSYSHVGEHNGIKMMNLQKIDHLPQVNPHAAYSQGPSISQDLNSCHLIPLTSLSSLSGAHPQMTKPRTYMHPSLGHSTLCNNDMANYGNSNSHRDLHSLHQYGHQQERLPSDLDNMSVERFECDMDSVLHETLMDGGGLDFNFEATVGPVAFSQRVKTATHSWVSG